The DNA sequence TGTCGAAAACGTCCCAGTTCCCTCCTTCCGGCGCAGTCGTCAGCCGCAGAACCGTCATCACGATCGTGACGGTGGCGATGGTGAACGTGGCAGGGTGCCGACGCACCCACCCGCCCACGATGAGCCGATACCGCGGCGTAGTCGACGCTGCTGGGTGCACTTGCCGCCCTCACGTTTGTCACATGGGTCAAGAGGAACACGACGGTGATTGGACACGGTCAGTGCAATTCAAGTCGCATAAGTACAGGGAAACCTGTATGGTCAGTCCATGCTGACCATTGCACCACCTCTCGACGTCCTCAGCAGGTTGGGGCGCGCCATGGCAGATCCGACGCGCTCACGTATCCTGTTGAGCTTGCTCAAGGGGCCCGGGTATCCCGGTGTCATGGCACGCGACCTTGGATTAACGCGCCCCAACGTCTCGAACCACCTAACGTGCCTTCGCGGATGTGGAATTGTCGTGGCCTGCCCAGAGGGGCGCCAGACGCGGTATGAGATCGCTGACCCGCATCTCACGCGCGCGCTGCTCGGACTGGTCGATGTGGTGCTCGCCGTAGACGACGGCGGCGGTTGTGTCGACGACAACTGCGACCTGCCGCTCTGCTGCGGCGAAGGAGCAGCGTCATGAGCAAAGAGTGCTGCGGCGCCGACGAGCCCCTCTCGCAGTCAAGGGATGACCGGCGTGCGCTGAGGGTCGAATCACCGGCGACGATTGCGCCTCGGGCAGCTCACCGCGACGAGTGCTCACAGGTTGTCCATGACAGCGATGAGCCGGTGCACCACCACGACGGTCACGATGAGGCCGAGGATCGAACGACGTGGTGGAAGGATCGGCATCTGCTTGTGCCAATCCTCGCCGGCCTTCTTCTGGCGGTCGGTTACACGCTCGAGTGGATCGGATCGGAGATAGCAGGAACGATCGTCCTCGCGGCCAGCTTGATCGCAGGCGGGTCGACGTTCGTCCCCGGGACGATTCGCCGGCTGCTTCGACGCCGTCTGGGTGTGGGGCTACTGATGACGATCGCTGCCGTCGGTGCGGTTCTGCTGGGTCGTGTCGGCGAGGCCGCCGCGTTGGCCTTCCTATTCTCCATTGCCGAGGCGCTGGAGGATCGAGCGATGGATCGTGCCCGCGACGGCTTACGCGCTCTGCTGTCTCTGATCCCGGACAAGGCGACCATTTCGCGACTGTCGGGGCCCGTAGAGGTGCCGGCGTCACAGATCCAAGAGCTCGACATCCTGATGGTGAAGGCTGGCGAGCGCGTGGCCACCGACGGCGTGGTCACATCCGGGCGAAGCAGCATCGATGCGTCCGCGATCACGGGTGAGTCAATACCGGTCGAGGTGGGGCCGGGTGATGCGGTACCGGCTGGCGCAATCAATGGCACGGGAAGTCTGCAGATCGAGGCGACCGCCAACGGCAGCGACAACTCGCTGACCACGATCGTACGTCTCGTCGAGCAGGCGCAGGAGCGAAAGGGCGAACGGGCCAGACTGGCTGATCGCATCGCCCGACCGCTGGTTCCCACCGTCCTGATCGTCGCCGCCCTGGTGGCGCTGTTTGGTCTGCTCGTCGGCGACCCGGCTACGTGGATCGAAAGAGCCCTGGTGGTACTTGTCGCAGCATCCCCGTGCGCTCTGGCGATCGCGGTACCAGTCACCGTGATCTCGGCCATCGGCGCGGCAAGTCGTTTCGGTGTCGTCATCAAGTCAGGTGAGGCATTCGAACAGCTCGGCACAGTGCAACTCGTTGCGTTCGACAAGACCGGAACGCTCACCCGGAACCGGCCCACAGTCGTCGCTGTCGTCACCGCCACCACGGTCGATCGTGGCCGTGTCGTAGATGTCGCGGCTGCCCTTGAGGCGCACAGCACGCACCCTCTAGCCGCGGCGATCCTCAGCGAGATGCCGCACCCTCCGACCGCGGCGGACGTGGTCGAGTTCCCCGGTCAAGGTGTCTCCGGTCGGATGGACGGCTCAGTGGTGCGCGTGGGGAGCCCGCGCTGGATCACCCCCGGCACTCTTGGGTCGCGTCGAGAAGCAATGGAGGCAGAAGGCATGACAGTCGTCGTCGTCGAGATCGACGGTAAGGCGGCGGGACTCATCGGCGTTCGCGACGAACTCAAACCGGAAGCCGCTGCAGCGATTGCACAGCTTCGAGAGCTGGGTATTACCGCGGTCATGCTCACCGGTGATAACACGCTCACGGCGAAGACGTTGGCCTCAAAGGTGGGCATCACCGACTATCGCGCCGAGCAGCTGCCCTCAGACAAAGCTGCGGCGGTAGAAGGGCTTCGCAAGGTCCGACGCACCGCAATGATCGGCGACGGCATCAATGACGCCCCCGCTCTTGCCGCAGCCGACGTCGGCATCTCCATGGGTGCCGCCGGGTCTGCGGCCGCAGTAGAGTCGGCCGACGTCGCATTCACCGGCATAGATCTCAGGCTCATTCCGCAGGCTCTTCTTCAGGCTCGCCGCGGCCGCCGGATCATGACCAGCAATATATT is a window from the Cnuibacter physcomitrellae genome containing:
- the cmtR gene encoding Cd(II)/Pb(II)-sensing metalloregulatory transcriptional regulator CmtR translates to MLTIAPPLDVLSRLGRAMADPTRSRILLSLLKGPGYPGVMARDLGLTRPNVSNHLTCLRGCGIVVACPEGRQTRYEIADPHLTRALLGLVDVVLAVDDGGGCVDDNCDLPLCCGEGAAS
- a CDS encoding heavy metal translocating P-type ATPase; this encodes MSKECCGADEPLSQSRDDRRALRVESPATIAPRAAHRDECSQVVHDSDEPVHHHDGHDEAEDRTTWWKDRHLLVPILAGLLLAVGYTLEWIGSEIAGTIVLAASLIAGGSTFVPGTIRRLLRRRLGVGLLMTIAAVGAVLLGRVGEAAALAFLFSIAEALEDRAMDRARDGLRALLSLIPDKATISRLSGPVEVPASQIQELDILMVKAGERVATDGVVTSGRSSIDASAITGESIPVEVGPGDAVPAGAINGTGSLQIEATANGSDNSLTTIVRLVEQAQERKGERARLADRIARPLVPTVLIVAALVALFGLLVGDPATWIERALVVLVAASPCALAIAVPVTVISAIGAASRFGVVIKSGEAFEQLGTVQLVAFDKTGTLTRNRPTVVAVVTATTVDRGRVVDVAAALEAHSTHPLAAAILSEMPHPPTAADVVEFPGQGVSGRMDGSVVRVGSPRWITPGTLGSRREAMEAEGMTVVVVEIDGKAAGLIGVRDELKPEAAAAIAQLRELGITAVMLTGDNTLTAKTLASKVGITDYRAEQLPSDKAAAVEGLRKVRRTAMIGDGINDAPALAAADVGISMGAAGSAAAVESADVAFTGIDLRLIPQALLQARRGRRIMTSNILLALGIIIVLFPLALFGVLGLAGVVIVHEIAEVIVILNGIRAARGRAVLPILSDQTQTLRATSA